GTCCAATGAGTAAGCATCTAAACCCAAGTATACGTCTCCTTTAAAAGCAAAAACCGCTTGTCTAGCGTTATCTGTAGTGTATTCGTTACTTCGGCTTTGATTTCTTTCGCGATTAAGCTGGGCCAATGCTTTCGAAATACTCATTAAATCTTCCAATTTTTTTACTGACTGTCTGCGTAGAGCAGCGTTCAACTTCTCAGTTTCTTCGCTAAATTGTGGAAGTGTGAAATCCGCAGTTGGAAGTGGGCTTTCGTAGTCTAATGTTTTGGCCGGAGATATTACTATTTTCATTGATAAGGTACACTGATTCAATAGGCAAACAAGAAATGGCTTTGGGTGGTTTCTGTTTTTATTATTTTTCCTGTTCGAGAGCGAACAAAATCGTTCGAAAACGGACATTTTTATGAATTTGATAAACTCGTAATTGTCTAATAATTAGATATTTAGATAATGTGGCATAGTTTAGGAATTCTTTATATTAAATGAGCACCATTATGATCTTAAAAACTGCTTGGCGAGATTTAAAAAAAGGTAAAGTTTATTCCGCAATAACTATAGCGGGACTGGGAATTGCAATGGCTGCAGTGACGTTGATTTTTCTTTGGGTTCAAAACGAATATCGTTTTGACTCTTACCATAGCAAAGCGGATCGAATTTATCGCTTGAATACGCATTTGCAAATAGGAAGTAATGATACTTGGCATTGGCCTCATACTCCATTGTTGCTAGCAGAAAGCGTGGAAGCAAAAATTCCTGAAATTACAGACTTCACTAGAATGACCATGTCCTATGGAAATGAAGTTTTGAAATATAATAATGCCCTCATAAAGAATAAAAACTTGGTCTTTGTGGATCAAAACTGGTTGGAAGTTTTCGATTACAAGTTTTTAAAAGGCAATGTTGAAAGTTTTAAGGCTAATCCTTTTGGGATTGTGTTGACTGAGTCTCGTGCACAGGAGGTTTTTGGCTCTAGTGATCCAATTGGCAAAATCATTCAAATGGATGATAAAAACTTAGAAGTAGCTGGGGTTGTGGAGGATAATCCAAGTAATTCTAGTTTTCAATTCGAAGCCTTTGCTCCTATAGGGTCTCAATATCCGAATGAAGAACAAAAGAAAAATGATCGCGAACTGAATAATTTCAATTATCAGACTTTCCTTGTTGCCAGTAATCAAAGTATAAACGAATCAAAGGTTAGCGAAAAGATCACAACTTTATTTGCCGAAATGAGAGCAGATACAAGTAAAGATACCAGCTTGGAGCTTGCTCAGCTGAAAGGTATTCATTTTGACAATGTAGTTGTTTCAGAGGATTTGGTAAGTCCTGTGGATACTAAAAACCTAATGATTTTTGGCCTGATAGCTATTTTCATTCTCATGATTGCTTGTATCAATTATGTAAACCTCACTACAGCCAGAGCGAATCAGAAAAGCAAAGAAGTTGGAATCAAGAAGATCATTGGTGCATCTAGGACCCATTTGTTTTGGCAATTTATTGGCAGTTCGGCATTGATGAGTGTTATAGCTGCACTGCTTGCAGCACTTTTGATAGTTTTGCTTTTACCTTATCAGGAACTACTTTTTGCAACCAAATTTTCATTGGCCAATAATCCTTCTATTTGGTTAATTTTATTTGGAACAACCCTGACAGCCATTGTTTTATCTGGTATTTACCCTTCTTTATTATTATCGGGTATAAAACCTATAAAGCTTTTTAGCGGCGGAGGAAAGGGAGGCAACAATGGACTTTTTAGAAAAGGTCTTGTCATTTTCCAGTTTACATTCTCAATTGTAATGTTGATGTGTACATTCATCGTATTTCAGCAATATTATTATTTACAGAATAAGGACCTAGGATATAAAACTGATCACGTTTTCACGTTTACCATTCCTTGGAATTTGTCCAAAAACGAGGGAGTGTTGGATAATTTTAAACAAAAATTGGCTGCTGAGTCCGCAATAAGTGATTTTACATTTACCAATAGCCAAATTGTACGAATTGGCAATACACATAGTGGCAGCTTAAAATGGGAAGGGAAGGATGAAAACTATGAGCCCACGGTAACTCAATTATCTGTGGATATGGCTTTTAAAGATTTTTATGGAATTAAACTTGCTTCGGGAAGATGGTTCAATGGTGATAGTGAAGGTGAGAAAAAGAATATTATCATGAACGAAACGGCAGTGAAGGAATTCAATATCCCAAAGCCGGTCATTGGGCAAGCTTTTGAATTTCATGGTAAAAAAGGGCAGATAGTGGGAATAGTTAAAGACTTTCATTTTCAAAGTCCAAAACAAAAGATAACCCCTCTTATTTTGTTCAGAGGGGGATATTCAGGTAATGTAAACGTAAAGTCGAGCACCGAGAACTACGCAAAATCTCTTGCCATTGCAGAAAAGACTTGGAATGAACTGATTCCAAATAAGCCTTTTGAATACTCATTTTTAGAGGATACTTACCAAAAGATGCATAAAAGCGAGGAAAAGCAATTATTGATGTTCAACCTTTTTGGTGGAGTTGTTTTGCTTATTTCTTGTTTTGGTTTGTTTGGGTTGGCAACTTTTGCAACCGAAGTTAGGATAAAGGAAATAGGTGTAAGAAAAGTACTGGGTGCAGGAGTTTTAGGAATACTCACTTTGCTGAATAAAGAATTCATGAAATTAGTGGGCGTTGCCATGTTGATCTCCTTTCCTATTGCATGGTGGTTGATGAATATTTGGCTTACTGATTATGCCTATCATATTGAAATTCAATGGTGGTTTTTCGCTGCTGTTGCAGCTGGGGTTATGGGTGTTACTTTATTGACAGTAAGCTATCAAACCATGAAAGCGGCAATGGCAAATCCTGTTACTTCGCTTAAAAGCGACTAATTCTTAGAAGTGAAGCAACCTTTTGAATATAAGCAACATCTAAAACACAACTTATAAGCATTACTCAAAACTATTACTATAAAAATTATGAAAAAGCTATTTACAACATTATCGATTTTATTTATCTCTATTTATGTTTTTGCCGACGATCAAAAACCTTATTCCGTTAAAACTTTCAACGCTTCGGCGATAGAGAATATAGGTGTAAGAACTTCGGGTGGTGGCATCTCTGTTTTTGGCTCTAATGATTCAAAAGCAAGAGTGGAGGTTTATATCAAAGGAAATAACTGGAAGGATATTGACAAGGAGGAAATTGAAGAAAGACTTAAGGATTATGACCTTAAAATTGCCTTGGAAGGAAATACACTTGTTTGTACAGCCAAGCCAAAAAGTAATAGCATGAATTGGAAAAATGGACTTAGCATCAGCTTTAAAGTTTATTCTCCAATTGATGTAAATACAGACTTGAGTACATCTGGTGGAGGTATTAAAATGACAAACCTAGCCGGAAATTTGAAATTTAGAACCAGTGGTGGTGGATTAGATCTTGAAGACTTGAAGGGAAATATCAAGGGCTCTACTTCTGGCGGTGGCATTGATGTCGTGAATTGTGATCAAAATGTAGAACTAAGCACTTCTGGTGGTGGTATCAATGCTAGAGATTGTGATGGTGAAATCAACTTGAACACAAGTGGCGGTGGTATTGGACTTAAGAAAATGAGCGGAAATATAAATGCAAGAACTAGCGGTGGTGGAATCAGCGTAGAATATTTGGACGGTGATTTAGTAGCTTCTACTTCTGGTGGAGGAATAAGCCTAGAGCATATTGCAGGTAGTGTAAAGGCGAGAACAAGTGCAGGTAGTATCAATGCAAGTATTGACGAACTGGGCGATTTTCTAGAGCTTTCTACAACAGCAGGCGGAATAGATATTGATGTTCCAAATGGCAAAGGATATAATTTAGACTTATCAGGAAATAAGGTAAACTTGAGCGGATTGGGTAGCTTCAATGGTAGCAAATCTGATGACAGAATGAAAGGATCAGTAAATGGTGGTGGAGCAGTTATTACTGCAAGAGCAAGCTCAGGTAGAGTTAGCGTTCATTAATTTTACAAGTGAGATATTTTATTACCCTCATTGACTTCGGTCGATGAGGGTTTTCTTTTTGTAGAATTCTAAATAGCTTTTTGTTATCCGAATCTTCTTACGACGAATTCGACTTTATTTGGGCTAAAGCCGCGTGGTAACTTTTTAAGTACTCGAAGAATGTTAAAACTTTCCACTGATTAGCCCCGTGGATTTATATAAATAACAAAATCCTAAGGGCTTGAGCCGAGAGATCAACTGTTGTTTGCTAATTGACGATTGGATATATCAATTGATTACTAAAGGTCTAAAAATGACTATTGTTGATTGAAGCATTGCTCAGTCCTTCAAATTCTCAACTGGATTTACCAAAGCAGCTTTTATTGCTTGATAACTTACCGTCAGTATAGTGATGGCAATGATGCTGAAGAATGATATTGCATAAATAGAGAAGTCTATATCAGTCTTGTAAGCGTACTTGTTCAACCAGCTATTGATTCCATACCAGCTCAGCGGAAATGCTATAAGAACAGCAACGAGAGCGAGTTTGATAAAGTCTTTTGAAAGCATAATTACCACTGTATTTATGGAAGCTCCAAGCACTTTTCTCACGCTTATTTCTTTAGCACGTTGTTGAGCATTGAACATCGCAAGCCCAAATAGTCCCAAACATGAAATCAGAATTGCTAGGCCTGCGAAGTATTTGGAAAGTGTGGCTACTCTACGTTCCGATGTATACAGTTTTTGGAAATTATCATCCATAAAAGTATAATTGAATGGATAGCCTGGGTTAAACTCGGCATATATTTCATTCAGTTTAGAAATAGCCTCCGCATTCTTTCCAGGAGCAATCTTTATCACAACTTGCGAAGTTCTTTCAGGCGAGTACCTAAATAATGTAGGTCGAATTTTCTCATGAACTGAGTTTGCGAAAAAGTCTTTTGTGATACCTACAATTATCTTTTCTTCGCCCCACATATTTACTTTTTTGCCAATTGGGTTTTGTAAGCCCATAGCTTTGATTGCTGTTTCATTAAAAATGAGCTTGTCGCCTTCTGCACCAAAATCGCTTGAAAAACTGCGACCTTCGGCCATGTCGATATTTAGTGTTTCTATGAGATTATAATCTACTGTTTTAATCGAAAAAACTACATCTATGTTTGGCTCAGAGCCTTCCCAACTTAAGCCAGATGTGTTTGAGTTATCACCTTCTTGGGCAATAGCACCTTGTATCGATGAGGCGTTCAACACTTCGGGCAGTGCTTTTATTTGATTTAAAAATGCCTCCGAATTCTCCATCAATCCTCCGTCACGTTCTATATAAAGTATGTTTTCTTTATCGTAACCAAGGTTCATGTTTTGAATAAACTGTACTTGCTTGTAAACAGCTAAAACAGCAACTATCAAGAAAAGCGATACTGCAAACTGAAAAACAACTAATCCTTTACGAGCCAGTAATTCGCTGAATGAAGTTTTCACTTTTCCCTTCAAAATACCAATTGTATTAATACCTGATAGATAAAATGCTGGATAATAACCTGAAATGATACCAGTGATCAAAGCTCCACAAAGGAGAATTAAAATGTTGTTGGTACTCAATTGAAATATGATTGATTTTCCAGTAATGTTGTTGAATTGAGGTAGAAGAATTTGAACCAAAACAAGGGCGATGACCAATGAAATAAAAACGGTAATTACCGATTCAGTAAGAAATTGAGCGATCAAGCTTCTTCTTGAGGAGCCAACGGCTTTTTTGATCCCAATCTCTTTCTCTCTCTTGGAGGCGGTTGCCGTACTAAGATTTATAAAGTTGATGCAAGCGATAATTAGGATAAATAAACCAATGATAAAGAACAGCTTTACATAGGCTATGCGGCCTCCTGCCTGTTGGCCATTTTCATATGACCCGTACAAATACGCAGAAGAATAAGGTCTTACAAAAAGAGTAAACCGTGTGTCCTTGCTATATGCATGCACGAAGTTTTTGATTTTAGCATTAAAAGCATCAATATCGGTTCCACTTTTTAGGGTAAGGAAGGTATTGGTGCCTTCATTGCTCCACTCCTTAAAGTTGGGTACCATGTCGAAAAGCGTTCCTTTTGTGAGCACGAAATCGAATTTCATGGTGCTATTTTCTGGTACATCTTCCATTACACCAGTAACTTTTGCCAAAACACCCATCCCGAAGAATTTGCAGTCAATAGTTTTGCCTAGCACATCTGTAGAACCAAACATTTTCTTTGCAAGGCTTTGAGAAATAACTACAGACTCTTTATCATTAAATACTTGAGAAGCATTCCCTTCAATTAGCGGATAGCTGAAGATTTCGAAGAATGGTTTATCGGCAAAAATGGCTCCTGCTTTCACAATCTTATTGTCGGGAGTAGTGAGATTGAAGTCGTACCCTTCATTCACCAATGAGAAAAAAGTGGTTGCCTTTTCAACTTCTGGCAGGTCTTTTACAATGGTTTCGGCTAATAGTCCTTGGGTGTCTGGATTTACTGAGATTGCTCCATTTGCATCCATAACTTCCATTACCTGGTAAAGTTGTTGGTCATTTTTATGAAATTTATCCACTTTGAGTTCATCATTGACCCAAAGGAAAATCATAATCACACAAGCAATACCAGTAGAAAGCCCTGCTAAATTGATAGCAAAGGTGCTTTTATTTTTCAGGGTATTTCTGAAGGCTATTTTGATGTAGTTTTTTAACATTGAAATTTTATTTTAATTTTTTTCGAGTGGTTGATCTTGAATATTAAAGGTTCACCTTCAACTTTTGACTTTCAACCTTCAACAAAGTCTTCAAAAACGAAACTATTAGTCATTACTTAATGATTCTGTTGGGTTGGCAATGGACGAAGTGTAAGCGGTGGCTAAAACAAGGCATATTGCGATTCCAATGATGGAAAAGGCAAGGACTGCCATGTATAAATAGTTGATACCATTATTGAAAGTAAATAGAAAACTGGTAATCATGTATCCCACAAGCCAGCCCAATGGCAAAGCAATAACCGCTGCAATAAGAAGCAGCTTAACAAAGCTTTTTGACATTAAAGCCATTATTTGTGTGATGGTTGCTCCCATTACTTTTCTAATTCCAATCTCCTTCACTCTTTTTTGACTTGTATAAGTCAGAATTCCTATGAGTCCCATTATTCCAATTAGAAAAATAACACCACATGCCCAAGCCATCACTTTCATGTCTTCTGATGGGTAATACCTCTCATATAGTTCCCTACTGAACCATGAACCCACTGCCTTGTCAAAAGGATAAAATCCAGACCAAGTTGCTGCTACGTCTTCTTCAAAATCATTTTCGATTGAAACATTATTTGTTTGTAAACTAGCCACCCTAAACATGCTCGGGTTGTATTGTAACACAATTGGTTGTATTTCGTATTGATAATTGAAATTGCAAAAGTCTTCTACCACGCCATATATTTGGACTTTTTGATTATTGTTCAATATGAGTTGCTGGCCAATAGCATCTTTTGGATTACCTAGATTTAGTCGGTTTAAGGTATTTCTATTCACCACAACAAAGCTACTTGCCGAGTCTGAAAGGCTATTTGGGATATTTTCTCCTGCAATTATTTCCAATTTCATGTTCTCAATGAAATTGTGGTCGACTGCGTAATAAAATGAAGCGATGTTTTCGTCTGTTTCTTCTATTTTAATGGCCGATTCAGCTGGGAGATTGCCAAAGGTTTGCGAAGTATAACCAATACTAGAAACCTCTTTTAACTCATTCAAGTCTTTTTCAAGGTTGCGATTAAGCCCTTCATGCAAAGACAAGTTGTAAATCCCTTTTCTATTGAAATTTTCGTTTTCTTTCGCCATGTAATTGAACTGGTTGTACATGTGCCCGATTTGAAAAACGAAAACGAGGGTAACTACAAATTGTAAAACGGTGAGAACTTGACGAAAGTTGAATTTGCCTAAAGTAGAAGGGCCTATTGAACCCTTTAGTATTTTTGCTGGGTCATATTTCGATAAGATTAGGGCGGGAAAAATTCCTGCTGCAGAACCCAGCAATATGGCAAAACAAAAGAACAAGAAATATACGATATAGGTATTGTCAACTTCCCAAGTGATCCATTGGACATGAATATATTGACGCATTGTTGCAAGAATGAAAAGACCTAAAACAAGTGCCAAAAGTGAAATAATGATTGCCTCGGCAAGAAATTGAAATACCAATTGGGAGCGTTTTGCACCCATAACTTTTCTTATTCCTACTTCCTGAGAGCGGCTGAGAGATCTTGCCAAAGTGAGGTTGGTGTAGTTAAATCCGGCAAGCAAGAGTATCATTAAAGGAATACTGAAGTTGAAATATATGTCTTGCATATCCTCCACATAAGGGTTGAACTCCAGCTTTTTTACAGCAGGTGAGATATCTTTAAATGCTTGAAGACTAAAAGCCAGAGTTTTGTGATCTTTGGCTGTAAAACCTTTACTTATTTTGGCTCCCAAAAGAGATAATGAGCTTTGAAGATTGTCTGCCTTTGCGTTTTGAGAAAGTTTAATAAATGTATGACTATCCAAGTCTCCCCATTCTTTAATCAAATCATTGCTAGGGTGGAGGCTTTCATATGTAGCCATCGAAAGCATGATATCTGACTTGAATTGGGTTTTTGGTTTAAATGGCTTCAAAACTCCAACGATTTTAAACTCTCCATGGGTTACATGCTCCAATGATTTTCCTATTGGACTCACATCTCCAAAGTACCACTCAGCTTTTTCCTGACTAATCACGAGCGTATTTGGCTCCACAGGATATTGGCCTATTTCAAGTGGAAAGTTGAAGACTTGAAAGAAGCTAGTATCAACGAAAATGGTATTTAAATTACTGTTCTTTAGTACATTGTTTAGCTCCCATCCGTAATCACGTACTACATGAGTAGTGGTCTCTATACTAGGGTATTGGTCCATTTCTTTGGCCAATAAATATGGTGAAGAAGCAAACGATTTTGTACTCCCGCCTTGGGAGGTTTCATCAGTAATTATTCTGAAAATGCGGTTTCTATCCTCATGCCAATTGTCAAACTCAAAAGAACTTTGGAGCTGGAGCAAAGAAAGTAATGCAAAAGGAATTGCGATTCCTAAGCCTACAATATTTATAAAAGAGAATAACTTGAACTTAATCAGGTTTCTCCAGGCAATTTTGATGTAGTTTTTTAACATTTCATACTTTTTTGTTGAAGGTCAAAGGTTTTTTGTTCGGGTTAACTTTCCTATTTACAGTTTCCTGGGCGTGGACTTTATACACTAGCAGTCTTGTAAAAACTTTCTACTTCACTTTCCCAACTAATAATCACTCCGATTTTAAACTCTTTACAGGATCCATCACTGCTGCTTTAATGGCTTGAAAACTAACCGTTAATAATGCAATTGAAATTGCAAGTATTGCAGCAATGAGAAATACCCACCATTCAATATTAATTCTATAAGCAAAGTCTTGTAGCCAAAAGTTGACCGCATACCACGCAATTGGTGATGCTATCAAAATGGAAACTAACACAAGCTTAATAAAGTCTTTGGAAAGTAAAGCCACTATGCTACCTACTGATGAGCCTAATACCTTTCTTACCCCAATTTCTTTGACACGACGTTTGGCAGCAAAGGAAGCCAAACCGAATAAGCCAAGACATGAAACAAAGATGGCTAAGCCAGCTAAGACACCCACAATCTCACTTACTTGCCCGTCGGCTCTATAAAGCTCGTCAAAATGCTCATCTAAAAAACTGTAACGAAACTCTTGGTTGGGCATTAAATCAGTCCATACAGATTGTAAACTGGCAATTGCTTGCTGAGCATCTCTGCCTTTTATTCTCACGGATATTTCGCCATAGCCCCAATTTGATTGGTTAAAAATACACAAGGTTTCAATTTTGTTGTGCAGAGAATTAAAATTGAAATCCTGAGAAACCCCAACGATTGTTCCTAATGAATCCATACCTCCAAATCTGAAACCTTTGCCTATTAAGGATTCATAAGTTTTTACACGCTGGTCTTTGAGTAGTTCTTTTGCCAATGATTCATTTACGATGTAAGTTTTGGCATTATCTGCGGGGCCTTCTTGAAAGTTTCTGCCAGCGAGGATATTAATTTTGTACAATCTGAGATAGTCAGGATCTACAATTACTCTTGACGATGCTAAGCTTTTTAAAGGACCATCTCCCTGAAACTCAACTCCTGTTTGATGAAAATTATTACCAAGAGTTTGACCAGAGGCTGTAACTGCTTCTACCAAAGCATTAGATAGGAACTCCTGTTTAATCGTAGTATATAATGGGCGAGACTTATAGTTTAATGGAATTACGATTACCTGATTTTTGTCAAAACCCGGATCTTTGTCTTGCATATAGTTTAATTGCTTCACAGCAAAAAACGTTGCAATTATTAAAAAGACTGCACAGGTAAATTGAGCAACAACTAGTGCATTTCGGAAATTACTTTTTCCAACAGAAAATGTTCCCTTGAGGACCTTAATTGGGTTGAAACTGGAAAGATAAAATGCAGGATAAATACCAGAAAGTAACCCGATGAGAAGGGTTCCTCCTAGTAGTGAGAATAGTAGTTTTATATTCGATAATAATGGAAACTCGAGATTACGACCACTCAGGTTGGACATGTAAGGCAATACCAACCAAACAATGAGTACTGCAAAAAGCATGGCCATAATTGCCAAAAGAATAGATTCTCCTATAAACTGAATGATTAATTGAGACCTATGTGCTCCTATGGATTTTCTTAGACCAACTTCTTGGGCTCTGCTCATTGACTTTGCTGTCGACAAATTCATAAAATTGACACAAGCAATAATCAAAATTATAATTGCTATAATTGAAAAAATGTAGGTGTAAGTCTGATCAAATTTTTGAAAGTTGATATAGTCATGTGTAATGTCTGAGGAGTTGGAATGAACTTTGGACAAGGGTTG
This portion of the Spirosomataceae bacterium TFI 002 genome encodes:
- a CDS encoding ABC-type transport system, involved in lipoprotein release, permease component encodes the protein MILKTAWRDLKKGKVYSAITIAGLGIAMAAVTLIFLWVQNEYRFDSYHSKADRIYRLNTHLQIGSNDTWHWPHTPLLLAESVEAKIPEITDFTRMTMSYGNEVLKYNNALIKNKNLVFVDQNWLEVFDYKFLKGNVESFKANPFGIVLTESRAQEVFGSSDPIGKIIQMDDKNLEVAGVVEDNPSNSSFQFEAFAPIGSQYPNEEQKKNDRELNNFNYQTFLVASNQSINESKVSEKITTLFAEMRADTSKDTSLELAQLKGIHFDNVVVSEDLVSPVDTKNLMIFGLIAIFILMIACINYVNLTTARANQKSKEVGIKKIIGASRTHLFWQFIGSSALMSVIAALLAALLIVLLLPYQELLFATKFSLANNPSIWLILFGTTLTAIVLSGIYPSLLLSGIKPIKLFSGGGKGGNNGLFRKGLVIFQFTFSIVMLMCTFIVFQQYYYLQNKDLGYKTDHVFTFTIPWNLSKNEGVLDNFKQKLAAESAISDFTFTNSQIVRIGNTHSGSLKWEGKDENYEPTVTQLSVDMAFKDFYGIKLASGRWFNGDSEGEKKNIIMNETAVKEFNIPKPVIGQAFEFHGKKGQIVGIVKDFHFQSPKQKITPLILFRGGYSGNVNVKSSTENYAKSLAIAEKTWNELIPNKPFEYSFLEDTYQKMHKSEEKQLLMFNLFGGVVLLISCFGLFGLATFATEVRIKEIGVRKVLGAGVLGILTLLNKEFMKLVGVAMLISFPIAWWLMNIWLTDYAYHIEIQWWFFAAVAAGVMGVTLLTVSYQTMKAAMANPVTSLKSD
- a CDS encoding FtsX-like permease family protein, whose amino-acid sequence is MLKNYIKIAFRNTLKNKSTFAINLAGLSTGIACVIMIFLWVNDELKVDKFHKNDQQLYQVMEVMDANGAISVNPDTQGLLAETIVKDLPEVEKATTFFSLVNEGYDFNLTTPDNKIVKAGAIFADKPFFEIFSYPLIEGNASQVFNDKESVVISQSLAKKMFGSTDVLGKTIDCKFFGMGVLAKVTGVMEDVPENSTMKFDFVLTKGTLFDMVPNFKEWSNEGTNTFLTLKSGTDIDAFNAKIKNFVHAYSKDTRFTLFVRPYSSAYLYGSYENGQQAGGRIAYVKLFFIIGLFILIIACINFINLSTATASKREKEIGIKKAVGSSRRSLIAQFLTESVITVFISLVIALVLVQILLPQFNNITGKSIIFQLSTNNILILLCGALITGIISGYYPAFYLSGINTIGILKGKVKTSFSELLARKGLVVFQFAVSLFLIVAVLAVYKQVQFIQNMNLGYDKENILYIERDGGLMENSEAFLNQIKALPEVLNASSIQGAIAQEGDNSNTSGLSWEGSEPNIDVVFSIKTVDYNLIETLNIDMAEGRSFSSDFGAEGDKLIFNETAIKAMGLQNPIGKKVNMWGEEKIIVGITKDFFANSVHEKIRPTLFRYSPERTSQVVIKIAPGKNAEAISKLNEIYAEFNPGYPFNYTFMDDNFQKLYTSERRVATLSKYFAGLAILISCLGLFGLAMFNAQQRAKEISVRKVLGASINTVVIMLSKDFIKLALVAVLIAFPLSWYGINSWLNKYAYKTDIDFSIYAISFFSIIAITILTVSYQAIKAALVNPVENLKD
- a CDS encoding putative ABC transport system permease protein, which produces MLKNYIKIAWRNLIKFKLFSFINIVGLGIAIPFALLSLLQLQSSFEFDNWHEDRNRIFRIITDETSQGGSTKSFASSPYLLAKEMDQYPSIETTTHVVRDYGWELNNVLKNSNLNTIFVDTSFFQVFNFPLEIGQYPVEPNTLVISQEKAEWYFGDVSPIGKSLEHVTHGEFKIVGVLKPFKPKTQFKSDIMLSMATYESLHPSNDLIKEWGDLDSHTFIKLSQNAKADNLQSSLSLLGAKISKGFTAKDHKTLAFSLQAFKDISPAVKKLEFNPYVEDMQDIYFNFSIPLMILLLAGFNYTNLTLARSLSRSQEVGIRKVMGAKRSQLVFQFLAEAIIISLLALVLGLFILATMRQYIHVQWITWEVDNTYIVYFLFFCFAILLGSAAGIFPALILSKYDPAKILKGSIGPSTLGKFNFRQVLTVLQFVVTLVFVFQIGHMYNQFNYMAKENENFNRKGIYNLSLHEGLNRNLEKDLNELKEVSSIGYTSQTFGNLPAESAIKIEETDENIASFYYAVDHNFIENMKLEIIAGENIPNSLSDSASSFVVVNRNTLNRLNLGNPKDAIGQQLILNNNQKVQIYGVVEDFCNFNYQYEIQPIVLQYNPSMFRVASLQTNNVSIENDFEEDVAATWSGFYPFDKAVGSWFSRELYERYYPSEDMKVMAWACGVIFLIGIMGLIGILTYTSQKRVKEIGIRKVMGATITQIMALMSKSFVKLLLIAAVIALPLGWLVGYMITSFLFTFNNGINYLYMAVLAFSIIGIAICLVLATAYTSSIANPTESLSND
- a CDS encoding putative ABC transport system permease protein, whose amino-acid sequence is MIKNYFKIAWRNIWNNKVFSMINIVGLAIGMAASIVILLFVFFEKSFDSFHSKNIYRLDEVQSFPGMVAPQKVALSMFPMGPTLKEEFPEIKDFCRIRQNTNVPLTLGNKKVELEQVLWVDENFFQLFDFKLIEGDETSSLKEPNTAVLSKESAQKIFGTENPIGKSVVRYEDDTLTFKVTGIMENVPSSSHLQFDAVFSFSSITNPESMDSWGRNWLVTYLELAHDTQIAELESKFPEYLKRHMNGDSWEWYELFLQPLSKVHSNSSDITHDYINFQKFDQTYTYIFSIIAIIILIIACVNFMNLSTAKSMSRAQEVGLRKSIGAHRSQLIIQFIGESILLAIMAMLFAVLIVWLVLPYMSNLSGRNLEFPLLSNIKLLFSLLGGTLLIGLLSGIYPAFYLSSFNPIKVLKGTFSVGKSNFRNALVVAQFTCAVFLIIATFFAVKQLNYMQDKDPGFDKNQVIVIPLNYKSRPLYTTIKQEFLSNALVEAVTASGQTLGNNFHQTGVEFQGDGPLKSLASSRVIVDPDYLRLYKINILAGRNFQEGPADNAKTYIVNESLAKELLKDQRVKTYESLIGKGFRFGGMDSLGTIVGVSQDFNFNSLHNKIETLCIFNQSNWGYGEISVRIKGRDAQQAIASLQSVWTDLMPNQEFRYSFLDEHFDELYRADGQVSEIVGVLAGLAIFVSCLGLFGLASFAAKRRVKEIGVRKVLGSSVGSIVALLSKDFIKLVLVSILIASPIAWYAVNFWLQDFAYRINIEWWVFLIAAILAISIALLTVSFQAIKAAVMDPVKSLKSE